The DNA region ATTTCAGCTGGAAGAAGGAAATCGGGTCTCGCTCGAAGGTATCGACGCCGAGCGCCACAACGATCGCCTCGGCACCGAAGGCCTTGATGCGGGCGAGCGCATCGGCAAGGGCCGAAGACCAGACCTGCCAGGGCGTGTGGGGCGGCATCGGATAATTGCGGTTGCTACCCGTGCCCTCTCCTTCGCCCTCTTCGTCGGCATGGCCGAGGAAATAGGGAAAGGCAAACATCGGATCGCCATGCAGCGAGGCGGTGAAGACGTCACCTCTGTGATAGAAGAGGTCCTGCGTGCCGTTGCCGTGATGGAAATCGACATCGAGCACGGCGACCTTCTTCGCACCGTCATCGATGAGCCGCTGGGCCGCGACGCCCGCATTGTTGATGAAACAATAGCCGCCGAAGAGATCGATGCCGGCATGATGGCCAGGCGGCCGGCAAAGCGCAAAGGCGAACCGGTTGCCGGCATTCAGCCAATCCGCGCCGGTGATGGCGCAACGCATCGAGGCGATCGCCGCTTCATAGGAGCCCTTGGTGATGGAGGTGTCGGCGGCATTGGCGTAATGGCCGATCGC from Rhizobium sp. NLR16a includes:
- a CDS encoding histone deacetylase family protein, which translates into the protein MRVIYSEEHKLRDARTELYAGQLVTPFEAPFRAEWILAAVTEAGFRDVAAPDAHGLETARKVHDPAYLDFLATVWDRWVAAGFEGEAIANSFPVRRTSQRVPDNIVGAIGHYANAADTSITKGSYEAAIASMRCAITGADWLNAGNRFAFALCRPPGHHAGIDLFGGYCFINNAGVAAQRLIDDGAKKVAVLDVDFHHGNGTQDLFYHRGDVFTASLHGDPMFAFPYFLGHADEEGEGEGTGSNRNYPMPPHTPWQVWSSALADALARIKAFGAEAIVVALGVDTFERDPISFFQLKSEDFIRMGEMISAAGLPVVICMEGGYGVPEIGLNVANVLKGLEA